The proteins below are encoded in one region of Hordeum vulgare subsp. vulgare chromosome 3H, MorexV3_pseudomolecules_assembly, whole genome shotgun sequence:
- the LOC123440608 gene encoding uncharacterized protein LOC123440608: MAGAVEQNRLLVVVEIGGLEHQYHFVEVNIRGMFYPDSGSVPNKSSVRARATATARATARACGSLCSLPVPMARYRTSIDMPERIDFALIGTNIAGVSSNGNTFMMSDPRSGALSAGPELQSLRSRAYLIPLGHRLYALSQYMYDLDQLTCLETLPLPGRRRQEPWHALPDPPPGYRCLDAPRVTAYLAAGTRLWVSAEGMGTCTFDTIRREWRKEGDSELPFQGRGLVVPELGGLCFGLCPKKNCLCACDIQQSPPAVRYMWEDTRPRCNPSGTRFCFYPPEVNLIYIGNGKFCISWNIRFGNQAPLRPAILLTALQVLASAVGKLRVVNHKVRFYQMPSQGNVAHALQPDF, from the coding sequence ATGGCGGGCGCTGTGGAGCAAAATCGTCTTCTTGTAGTCGTGGAGATCGGCGGCCTTGAGCACCAGTACCATTTCGTGGAGGTCAACATCAGAGGTATGTTCTACCCTGATTCCGGTTCGGTACCCAACAAATCATCGGTGAGGGCTAGGGCTACTGCAACAGCGAGGGCTACGGCGAGGGCTTGTGGGTCGCTGTGCAGCCTTCCGGTCCCCATGGCCCGTTACAGGACGTCAATCGACATGCCCGAGCGCATAGATTTCGCCCTCATCGGCACCAACATAGCGGGCGTCTCCAGCAACGGCAACACCTTCATGATGTCCGACCCGCGATCCGGCGCACTGTCGGCAGGGCCGGAGCTGCAGAGCTTACGCAGTCGCGCCTATCTCATCCCGCTGGGGCACCGTCTGTACGCGCTCAGCCAATACATGTACGATCTGGATCAGCTGACCTGCCTCGAGACATTACCCCTCCCTGGGAGACGCCGGCAGGAACCCTGGCATGCCCTCCCCGACCCTCCGCCTGGCTACCGCTGCTTGGACGCGCCGCGGGTCACGGCCTACCTCGCCGCTGGAACGCGACTGTGGGTCTCGGCAGAGGGGATGGGCACCTGCACTTTCGACACTATTCGGCGCGAGTGGCGCAAGGAGGGCGACTCGGAGCTGCCCTTTCAAGGTCGCGGTCTCGTCGTCCCCGAGCTCGGTGGCCTCTGCTTCGGTCTGTGCCCCAAGAAGAACTGCCTGTGTGCCTGCGACATCCAGCAATCCCCTCCGGCAGTCCGGTATATGTGGGAGGATACGCGGCCACGGTGTAATCCGTCCGGCACCCGTTTCTGCTTCTACCCACCAGAAGTAAACTTGATATATATTGGGAATGGAAAGTTTTGCATCTCATGGAACATTCGATTCGGTAACCAGGCGCCCCTGCGCCCTGCCATCTTGTTGACGGCCCTACAAGTCCTCGCCTCTGCTGTCGGTAAGCTCCGGGTTGTCAACCACAAGGTTCGCTTCTATCAGATGCCAAGCCAGGGCAATGTGGCACATGCTCTTCAGCCTGACTTTTGA